One segment of Rubripirellula amarantea DNA contains the following:
- a CDS encoding DUF1501 domain-containing protein, with translation MNLHDQMMAQTRLAQTRRQFLTSGKHLLGGAALTSLAGAGLASLVDPANALASPGAMPMHFAPKAKRVIYLHMVGGPSQMDLFDYKPAMNTYFDKDLPESIRQGQRLTTMTSGQSRFPIAPSKFAFQQYGECGMWMNSDHLPWLSKKADEICWMRSLHTEAINHEPAITAMQTGNQITGRPCLGSWASYGLGSMNDNLPAFVVLVAIPTNREQEQAISSRLWSAGYLSGEHSGVSFRSSGDPILYINNPPGVPDAIRRRTIDGLNALNQMTYQSLGDPETHTRIQQYEMAFRMQASVPELVDINSESQHIFDLYGEDAKKPGTFANTALMARRLSERGVRFVQVYHNNWDHHANVATRLPDQCKDVDRPCYALLEDLKQRGMLDDTLVIWGGEFGRTIYTQGKLTKENYGRDHHPRCFTMWMAGGGAKGGTIYGETDDFSYNIVKDPLHIRDFHATVLHLLGFDHERFTYKYQGLDQKLTGVEPAHVIRDLIA, from the coding sequence ATGAATCTTCACGACCAAATGATGGCTCAAACGCGTCTGGCTCAAACACGTCGCCAATTTCTGACCAGCGGCAAGCACTTGCTAGGTGGGGCTGCGTTAACGTCACTTGCGGGTGCGGGGTTAGCATCCCTGGTTGATCCAGCGAATGCCCTTGCATCACCCGGTGCAATGCCGATGCACTTCGCCCCCAAAGCGAAACGCGTGATCTATTTGCACATGGTTGGCGGGCCGTCGCAGATGGACTTGTTCGATTACAAGCCAGCGATGAACACGTATTTTGACAAAGACCTACCTGAGTCCATTCGACAAGGACAGCGATTGACCACTATGACCAGTGGCCAATCTCGCTTTCCAATCGCTCCGTCAAAATTTGCGTTCCAACAATACGGCGAATGTGGAATGTGGATGAACTCGGATCACTTGCCTTGGCTATCTAAAAAGGCTGATGAAATTTGCTGGATGCGAAGTTTGCACACCGAGGCGATTAACCATGAGCCCGCGATCACGGCAATGCAGACTGGTAATCAAATCACCGGGCGGCCCTGTTTAGGGTCATGGGCGTCGTACGGACTGGGTTCGATGAACGACAATCTGCCCGCGTTTGTCGTGCTTGTCGCGATCCCGACCAATCGTGAACAGGAACAGGCCATTTCATCGCGACTTTGGAGTGCAGGCTACTTGTCAGGAGAACACTCGGGAGTGTCATTTCGCAGCAGCGGTGATCCGATCCTATACATCAACAATCCCCCGGGCGTTCCCGATGCCATTCGCCGCCGCACGATTGACGGTCTCAACGCGTTGAATCAAATGACGTATCAATCGCTCGGTGATCCAGAAACGCATACACGGATTCAGCAGTACGAAATGGCCTTTCGCATGCAGGCGAGTGTGCCAGAGCTAGTCGATATCAATTCCGAATCGCAGCACATATTTGACCTTTATGGCGAGGACGCCAAGAAGCCGGGCACCTTTGCAAACACGGCGCTAATGGCACGCCGCTTGTCAGAGCGGGGCGTGCGGTTCGTTCAGGTCTATCACAACAATTGGGATCACCACGCCAACGTGGCAACCCGCCTGCCCGATCAATGCAAAGACGTTGATCGTCCGTGCTACGCGTTGTTGGAAGATTTAAAGCAGCGTGGAATGCTCGACGATACCCTCGTGATCTGGGGAGGAGAGTTCGGTCGCACGATTTACACGCAAGGCAAGCTGACGAAGGAAAACTACGGGCGCGATCATCATCCGCGTTGCTTCACGATGTGGATGGCCGGTGGCGGAGCGAAAGGCGGTACGATCTATGGCGAGACAGACGATTTTTCGTACAACATCGTCAAAGATCCCCTGCACATTCGAGACTTTCACGCCACTGTCCTGCACTTGCTCGGTTTTGACCACGAGCGATTCACCTACAAGTATCAAGGCCTCGATCAGAAACTCACTGGCGTTGAACCGGCGCACGTTATTCGCGATTTAATTGCCTAA
- a CDS encoding DUF1559 domain-containing protein, translating into MNKHAHQRFAFTLIELLVVIAIIGILVALLLPSVQAAREAARRMSCQNNIKQIALASHNFESANRKFPAGLTTFIRNRPRDWYGNTVFSYLLPYLEESAAYENWDFDDTYEAAWSNTRRPGASFTNPADRYDYSLEAPSAHQPEAFLCPSDLIQNTPQLLDFVLAGYPTGYFGMTSYVANGGTHSTYFRDPLMQDDGMFYMTGMDSQPETFQQFLQDDAVPAKFSDVLDGTSHTMLFGERFHYDPIFDQKLYNHPSRYSRYPIEGWGTWGWTGGGNGTTHVFASTRSPLNYKTPEDAPASYASVNDRMAAYGSGHTGGANFAFADGSVHFITDSINMVLYRALSTKRGNDQAENQFDPN; encoded by the coding sequence ATGAACAAACATGCTCACCAACGCTTCGCGTTCACGCTGATCGAGTTGCTTGTTGTCATTGCGATCATTGGCATTCTTGTCGCTTTGTTGCTGCCTAGCGTTCAAGCTGCTCGAGAGGCGGCACGCCGAATGAGTTGCCAAAACAACATCAAGCAAATCGCACTGGCCAGCCACAACTTTGAATCGGCGAACCGAAAGTTCCCCGCCGGGCTAACCACCTTCATTCGAAATCGCCCGCGAGATTGGTACGGAAACACGGTATTCTCATACTTGCTTCCCTACCTGGAAGAATCTGCTGCGTACGAGAACTGGGACTTCGACGACACCTATGAAGCAGCATGGTCCAACACTCGCCGACCGGGCGCGAGCTTCACCAATCCTGCTGATCGCTATGACTACAGCCTTGAAGCTCCATCGGCTCACCAACCCGAAGCTTTTCTGTGTCCTTCCGACTTGATCCAGAACACTCCACAGCTCTTGGATTTCGTCCTTGCCGGTTATCCAACCGGGTACTTCGGAATGACAAGTTACGTCGCTAACGGCGGAACACATAGCACCTACTTCCGTGATCCGCTGATGCAAGATGACGGCATGTTCTACATGACCGGAATGGATAGCCAACCAGAGACTTTCCAACAGTTCTTGCAGGACGATGCCGTTCCCGCAAAGTTCTCGGACGTGCTCGACGGAACTTCGCACACGATGCTGTTCGGCGAACGTTTCCACTACGACCCGATCTTTGACCAAAAGCTCTACAACCACCCGTCACGATATTCCCGCTATCCGATTGAAGGTTGGGGCACATGGGGTTGGACTGGCGGAGGCAACGGAACCACTCATGTGTTCGCTTCCACTCGATCACCGCTGAACTACAAAACTCCCGAAGACGCTCCTGCGTCGTACGCGTCAGTGAACGACCGCATGGCTGCCTACGGTAGCGGACACACCGGTGGAGCAAACTTTGCGTTTGCAGACGGTAGCGTTCACTTCATCACCGACAGCATCAACATGGTGCTCTACCGTGCCTTAAGCACCAAGCGTGGCAACGACCAAGCTGAAAACCAGTTCGATCCTAACTAG
- a CDS encoding lamin tail domain-containing protein has protein sequence MRGLSRILQALPTNFKRSSSERLRPARRSRRRQIIEQLESRQLLAGDLFISEYIEGSSNNKAIELYNNSGATLSLDGYSLYKSNNGGTSDATITFSATDEIAAGDVFVIANPSSTQAILDEADMTNSNISHNGDDAYQLLQGTTVIDTFGVVGEDPGSAWTDGSLGTANRTLVRKGSIDEGNPAGFNPITNLTAEWNGFPQDTFSDLGSHTVGGLPTSSFVLINEILYDVPGNDGPSEYVELRGEANTAIASGTYLLDVEGDSDSGFGIGKVSNRFDLSGLEFGSNGLLVLSQLGSGYTIDAASNSLVSTTDDFGGFSFFASDQDNPAQAGSNELENATNSFLLVSSPVTIDADDFGDDLDANDDGILDGSIVANWTLLDSIGINDGGAGDVVYSVPAFTLAGGSTGYVGRVGNSTGNTVNDWFVGEVSGTAPNFSVTGTSLNHIGATNPGDAPGGLVITESNGSTVVTEGGSTDSVDIVLDKAPTANVVVTISSADGEVTPGSTSLTFTPADWNTPQTLTFTAVDDSDLEGGQLSSIDFALASGDGAFDGLTQSLSVSVIDDDVNFKINELRISHQSKDDDSNNFIELYETGGAAGLSTDGLTLLAVTSESDTAVPPSFTAGDLNFAFDLTGGFTDANGFFLLQDDGAASPLVPGDIAANFDFFGSPSTFLLVSGYTGPLGSFISGTDLDTDETEGGDGIFDVTPWDSILDAVSLDDNDNVAPAAKNYAITDPGVTGGSVVVSTDGFTPAAAARAVDGTGAFQLTAGADTFADDSNDTPGSTNVPVFEIVETGDTTGVVEGGPTDTFSIRLLTAPTANVIFTFTIADGQTTTSTNSITFTPSNFGTAQTVTVTAVDDVDDTEGLHSGVISITSSSTDPKFDALSVSDINVAIADNAVASTNLKINEARISHSTADNASNNFIELFDTTAGAATSSDGLTLVVVSGAFNPGLIDFAFPLDGGLTDDDGFLLLHDDGSDAGILKDVGDLEFPSLDLFGSPQSLFLVSGFTGTAGTDLDPGDDGILDTQPWVTVFDSVSLDVAANSAFKYGTSTTVNSTDDNAPSGIRRVPDGTGNFLSLSFADEGQDTPGFTNVLPAAIRIVDADEDTNPGTDADLNLSENGLTDSFAVVLDAAPTATITVTLDPDANVGLNGSPSDQAITLTFTTSNWFTPQTVTVAAEDDAADEGDHQGLISVSATGDVDYAALTPPDVTASIVDNDNVNHAVVINEVLKDPAPSSEFDPLPSDPDYNLYSGDANGDGTFSPTQDEFVEVLNTGTSTIDISGWTLSDAAGVKHEFLAGTTLAAGQAIVVFGGGTLGTYGNSLAQTASSGGLGLSNDGDSVTLFDTVRTLDFMSWAVDDNEDLLFNDGEDQSLARLQADGTGDFLDSEFSAGQFLQTPGLTNTDGIEFEIGASLIVAESDGSTDVTEGDAVGDTVAFSFTGTPTSTVTVTLTPTDSQIDLGAGAGVATTLTFNSGNAGTPQSVTVVADDDSAVEGTHASAFSVAITSSDTQFDALTSPDIAVTISDNDSAPQTTSVAINEFRVNSSGGSITDFVELIGDPDSGFTGYSLVLISGEFSPGSIDDIVDLSSGFTDANGFLLVTDDGTSVATDPGDVLDASFNPFGSPQTILVVDGLSPTAVAGDDLDTDNDGTFDIVPWTSILASLSIVDGDANADVNYSAEVFGPDGNFTPAGGYRTTDETGPFALLNFADAELDTAGETNELPPIPTFIAIDDVADTDVNTPVDVNVLLNDLPDGQTQILSTTDGANGIATIGSGGVITYTPDNGFVGSDSFDYTITLNDVELTNSAASGGDRFGNAVAIDGDYAVVGSFLDDPNGVNSAGSAFIYHRTDDTTWTQVAELSGDGAPNGVAAQFGYSVAIDGDTVAVSAQRDRENGFQAGAVYIFNRNEGGADNWGQVSKVAGSDTVKRDLFGRSLALSGDTLVVGASVADPVGLSSGAAYVFERDLGGVENWGQSMKLVASDGEAGDRFGQTVSIDGDLIAVGAFQYDGTASNTGAAYIFARDNGGADNWGEEAIIEAADGLANDHFAYALSIDGTRVAIGSRFDDEGGLNQLGSVYLFDQNEGGAGNWGQVTKLLASDGVAGDRLGYSVDLSGDRLVAGAIGSDIGGVASGNAYLFENVGGTWMQTRVLNNDEVTTADEYGIAVAVDASVAVVGSWLDNRPSNNTGGAYVFDLRTSTATVDVEVAEIAAASSEQPLLSWTSEDDDDDEFQWQAEAVDEAILAEL, from the coding sequence ATGCGCGGACTTTCTAGGATTCTGCAGGCATTGCCAACCAATTTTAAGAGATCTTCCAGCGAACGATTGCGACCTGCACGACGCAGTCGTCGTCGTCAAATCATCGAACAGCTAGAGTCACGTCAACTGCTTGCCGGTGACCTCTTCATCAGTGAGTACATCGAAGGTAGCAGCAACAATAAGGCGATTGAGCTTTACAACAACTCGGGGGCAACGCTCTCGCTCGACGGATACTCGTTGTACAAGTCCAACAATGGTGGCACCTCCGACGCAACCATCACATTTTCCGCAACTGACGAAATCGCGGCAGGCGACGTTTTTGTGATCGCAAACCCAAGCTCGACACAAGCGATCTTGGATGAAGCCGACATGACCAACAGTAACATTTCGCACAATGGCGACGATGCTTACCAGCTATTGCAAGGCACGACGGTCATCGACACGTTTGGGGTCGTGGGCGAAGACCCAGGATCAGCCTGGACCGACGGCTCGCTTGGCACCGCTAATCGCACCCTGGTCCGCAAGGGTTCGATTGATGAAGGCAATCCAGCCGGCTTCAATCCGATCACGAATCTGACTGCCGAATGGAACGGTTTCCCACAAGACACGTTCAGTGATCTGGGCAGCCACACCGTCGGCGGACTTCCAACCAGCAGTTTCGTCTTGATCAATGAGATTCTTTACGACGTGCCGGGCAACGATGGCCCGAGCGAGTACGTCGAACTTCGCGGCGAAGCGAACACCGCGATCGCAAGCGGAACCTACCTGCTTGATGTCGAAGGCGATTCGGATTCGGGATTCGGAATTGGTAAGGTTTCCAATCGCTTCGATCTATCGGGACTTGAATTTGGCTCCAACGGATTGCTTGTTCTTTCGCAATTGGGCAGCGGCTACACCATCGACGCCGCTTCGAACTCGTTGGTAAGCACGACCGATGACTTCGGCGGCTTCAGCTTCTTCGCTTCCGACCAAGACAACCCTGCTCAAGCGGGCAGCAACGAGCTCGAGAACGCAACCAATTCGTTCTTGCTGGTCAGTTCGCCAGTGACCATCGACGCCGACGACTTCGGCGATGACTTGGATGCCAACGACGATGGCATTCTTGACGGTTCGATCGTGGCCAACTGGACCTTGCTTGACAGCATCGGCATCAACGACGGCGGTGCAGGCGATGTCGTTTACTCCGTGCCAGCATTCACGCTTGCCGGCGGCAGCACCGGGTACGTTGGTCGCGTGGGCAACTCCACCGGCAACACCGTCAACGACTGGTTCGTGGGTGAAGTCAGTGGAACGGCTCCGAACTTCAGCGTCACCGGAACGTCGCTGAACCACATCGGTGCCACGAATCCTGGCGATGCCCCCGGTGGCTTGGTAATTACCGAAAGCAATGGGTCAACCGTTGTGACGGAAGGCGGCAGCACCGATTCGGTTGATATTGTTCTCGATAAAGCACCGACTGCGAATGTTGTCGTGACGATCTCAAGTGCCGATGGCGAAGTGACCCCAGGTTCAACATCGCTGACGTTCACTCCTGCGGATTGGAATACCCCGCAGACGCTCACATTTACGGCAGTAGACGACTCTGATCTTGAGGGTGGGCAGTTGAGTTCAATTGACTTCGCACTCGCAAGCGGTGACGGAGCCTTTGATGGACTGACTCAATCGTTGTCAGTGAGCGTGATTGATGATGACGTCAATTTCAAGATCAACGAGCTCCGCATCTCGCATCAGTCCAAAGACGACGATTCAAACAACTTCATTGAGCTTTACGAAACCGGCGGCGCAGCAGGTTTGTCTACTGATGGGCTGACTCTTTTGGCAGTCACTAGCGAATCCGACACTGCGGTGCCTCCATCCTTTACCGCTGGTGACCTGAACTTCGCGTTCGACCTCACCGGTGGCTTCACCGACGCGAACGGATTCTTCTTATTGCAGGACGATGGGGCCGCGTCGCCGCTAGTTCCCGGTGACATCGCTGCCAACTTTGACTTCTTCGGTTCACCGTCGACCTTCTTGCTTGTTTCAGGGTACACCGGCCCACTGGGCAGCTTTATCTCGGGAACCGACCTGGATACAGATGAAACCGAAGGTGGAGACGGGATCTTTGACGTCACTCCGTGGGATTCAATCCTTGACGCGGTATCGCTTGACGACAATGACAACGTCGCACCAGCGGCTAAGAACTACGCCATAACGGACCCAGGTGTGACCGGCGGAAGTGTTGTTGTATCGACTGATGGCTTCACGCCAGCCGCAGCAGCCCGAGCGGTTGACGGCACCGGCGCCTTTCAGCTTACCGCCGGTGCAGACACCTTCGCCGACGACAGCAACGACACACCGGGATCAACGAACGTTCCCGTCTTTGAAATTGTCGAAACCGGTGACACCACGGGAGTCGTTGAAGGCGGTCCAACGGACACCTTCAGCATCCGTTTGCTGACAGCCCCCACCGCCAACGTGATTTTCACCTTCACGATTGCCGATGGTCAAACGACGACCTCGACTAACTCGATCACGTTCACCCCTAGTAATTTCGGCACCGCTCAAACCGTCACGGTGACGGCAGTGGACGATGTTGACGATACCGAAGGTTTGCACAGTGGAGTGATCTCGATCACTTCATCGTCCACCGATCCTAAGTTTGATGCCCTCAGCGTTAGCGATATCAATGTTGCGATTGCCGATAACGCGGTTGCTTCGACGAATTTGAAGATCAACGAAGCTCGTATCTCGCACTCAACTGCGGACAACGCTTCGAACAACTTCATTGAATTGTTCGACACCACCGCGGGTGCTGCGACATCGTCAGATGGCTTGACCCTTGTGGTTGTCTCAGGGGCCTTCAACCCTGGGCTGATCGACTTCGCCTTCCCACTCGACGGTGGCCTGACCGATGACGACGGGTTCTTGTTGCTGCACGACGATGGTTCCGATGCAGGAATCTTGAAGGACGTCGGAGACTTGGAATTCCCTAGCCTCGACCTGTTTGGATCGCCTCAATCGCTGTTCTTGGTAAGCGGATTCACGGGCACCGCTGGCACGGACTTGGATCCGGGCGACGATGGAATCCTTGATACTCAGCCATGGGTTACCGTTTTCGACTCCGTATCGCTGGACGTGGCCGCCAATTCAGCATTCAAGTACGGCACGTCAACCACCGTTAATTCGACCGATGACAATGCACCTTCGGGCATTCGCCGGGTCCCAGATGGCACTGGCAACTTCCTGTCCCTCAGCTTTGCTGACGAAGGCCAAGACACTCCTGGTTTTACCAACGTCTTGCCAGCGGCCATTCGAATCGTCGACGCCGATGAGGACACCAATCCTGGAACGGACGCTGATTTGAATCTCAGCGAGAACGGCCTGACGGACAGCTTCGCTGTGGTGCTCGACGCGGCTCCGACTGCGACCATCACGGTCACTTTGGATCCCGACGCTAACGTTGGCCTCAATGGTTCACCTAGCGATCAAGCGATCACATTGACGTTCACCACGAGCAACTGGTTCACTCCGCAAACGGTCACCGTCGCTGCCGAAGATGACGCTGCGGACGAAGGGGACCACCAAGGTTTGATCAGCGTTTCGGCGACTGGCGATGTTGACTACGCGGCACTGACGCCTCCGGACGTGACCGCCTCGATCGTCGACAACGACAACGTCAATCACGCCGTCGTGATCAACGAAGTCTTGAAGGATCCTGCACCGTCGTCAGAGTTTGATCCCTTGCCAAGCGACCCGGATTACAACCTGTACAGTGGCGACGCCAACGGTGATGGAACATTCAGTCCGACCCAAGATGAGTTCGTTGAAGTGCTCAACACCGGCACTTCGACAATCGACATTAGTGGCTGGACCCTCAGTGACGCCGCCGGTGTCAAGCATGAGTTCCTTGCTGGAACCACCTTGGCGGCTGGGCAAGCCATCGTCGTCTTCGGTGGCGGAACGCTGGGAACGTATGGCAATTCGCTCGCTCAAACTGCGTCCTCAGGTGGCCTGGGCCTAAGCAATGATGGTGACTCCGTCACGCTCTTTGACACCGTCCGAACCCTCGACTTCATGTCATGGGCGGTCGATGACAATGAAGACCTTTTGTTCAACGATGGAGAGGACCAATCCCTTGCTCGCTTGCAAGCTGACGGTACCGGCGACTTCTTGGACTCCGAGTTCTCCGCGGGACAGTTCTTGCAAACGCCCGGCCTGACCAATACGGACGGCATCGAGTTTGAAATTGGTGCCAGCCTGATCGTGGCTGAGTCGGATGGCTCGACCGACGTGACCGAGGGTGACGCCGTGGGTGACACCGTTGCGTTCTCATTCACCGGCACTCCAACGTCGACCGTCACGGTCACGTTGACCCCCACCGATTCGCAAATCGACCTAGGTGCAGGTGCTGGCGTCGCGACCACGCTTACCTTCAACAGCGGCAACGCGGGTACGCCTCAAAGCGTAACGGTTGTTGCGGATGATGATTCAGCCGTCGAAGGCACTCACGCCAGTGCGTTTTCAGTGGCAATCACAAGCTCGGACACTCAGTTCGACGCTTTGACTTCGCCAGATATCGCAGTGACGATTTCGGATAACGACTCGGCTCCTCAAACGACCTCGGTTGCGATCAACGAGTTCCGCGTCAACAGCTCGGGCGGTTCGATCACGGATTTCGTCGAACTCATCGGCGATCCGGACTCTGGATTCACTGGCTACTCGCTGGTCTTAATTAGCGGCGAATTTTCTCCGGGTTCGATTGACGACATCGTTGATCTGTCCTCGGGCTTTACCGATGCCAACGGTTTCTTGCTAGTCACTGACGATGGAACATCGGTTGCTACCGATCCGGGCGATGTCCTGGACGCAAGCTTCAATCCGTTCGGTTCACCACAAACGATTCTTGTCGTGGACGGCCTTTCGCCAACGGCTGTTGCGGGGGATGACCTCGACACGGACAATGATGGAACATTCGACATCGTGCCATGGACATCGATCCTCGCTTCGCTTTCGATCGTTGACGGTGACGCCAACGCAGACGTGAATTACTCCGCCGAGGTTTTCGGACCCGATGGCAATTTCACGCCAGCGGGCGGCTACCGAACGACCGATGAGACGGGACCATTTGCGTTACTGAATTTCGCCGATGCAGAGCTCGATACAGCCGGTGAAACCAATGAGTTACCGCCTATCCCAACGTTCATTGCGATCGATGACGTAGCCGATACTGACGTCAACACACCCGTTGATGTAAACGTGTTGCTGAACGATTTGCCAGACGGTCAAACGCAGATTCTTTCAACGACCGATGGTGCCAACGGAATAGCAACAATCGGCTCCGGCGGCGTAATCACGTATACACCGGACAACGGCTTCGTTGGATCCGACTCGTTCGATTACACGATCACGCTCAACGATGTCGAACTGACTAATTCGGCTGCCTCGGGTGGTGACCGGTTCGGAAACGCCGTTGCCATTGATGGTGACTACGCGGTGGTGGGATCGTTCCTTGATGATCCAAATGGGGTGAACAGTGCCGGATCGGCGTTCATTTATCATCGCACCGACGATACCACTTGGACGCAAGTCGCGGAACTAAGCGGTGACGGTGCACCTAACGGCGTCGCTGCACAGTTCGGTTACTCGGTCGCCATCGACGGCGACACGGTGGCCGTCAGCGCCCAACGGGATCGTGAAAACGGATTCCAGGCCGGTGCGGTTTACATCTTCAATCGCAACGAAGGTGGAGCGGACAACTGGGGACAAGTTTCCAAGGTGGCTGGCAGCGACACGGTCAAGCGTGATCTGTTCGGTCGCTCGCTGGCACTCTCGGGAGACACGCTCGTTGTCGGAGCCAGTGTGGCTGACCCCGTAGGACTCTCCTCCGGTGCAGCCTACGTCTTCGAACGTGACCTCGGTGGCGTGGAAAACTGGGGCCAATCCATGAAACTGGTTGCCAGTGATGGTGAAGCCGGCGATCGGTTTGGACAAACCGTTTCGATCGATGGCGATCTGATCGCGGTTGGTGCCTTCCAGTACGACGGAACCGCCAGCAACACGGGTGCTGCTTACATCTTCGCTCGTGATAACGGTGGAGCCGACAACTGGGGTGAGGAAGCCATCATCGAGGCTGCTGATGGCTTAGCAAACGATCACTTCGCTTACGCGTTGTCGATCGACGGAACCAGGGTTGCGATCGGTTCGCGGTTTGACGATGAAGGTGGACTGAACCAACTCGGTTCGGTGTATCTGTTCGATCAGAACGAAGGCGGCGCGGGCAACTGGGGCCAAGTCACCAAGTTGCTGGCCTCTGACGGTGTGGCCGGTGACCGGTTGGGTTATTCAGTCGATCTGTCGGGCGATCGTTTGGTGGCCGGTGCGATCGGTTCGGACATCGGTGGTGTCGCATCCGGCAACGCCTACCTGTTTGAGAACGTCGGTGGCACGTGGATGCAAACACGCGTGCTCAACAATGACGAGGTCACCACGGCTGACGAGTACGGCATCGCGGTAGCGGTCGACGCGAGCGTCGCGGTGGTGGGTTCATGGTTGGACAATCGCCCGTCCAACAACACGGGCGGCGCTTACGTCTTCGACCTCAGAACGTCGACCGCTACGGTGGACGTTGAAGTCGCTGAAATAGCGGCCGCGTCGTCCGAGCAACCGCTGCTGTCGTGGACCAGCGAAGACGATGACGACGATGAGTTCCAGTGGCAAGCTGAAGCCGTCGACGAAGCAATTCTTGCAGAACTATAG
- a CDS encoding 6-bladed beta-propeller: MNHQLTFITTIALLFLTAPYRPTASADESVGTRTKESTAKVSTAPVRMGAGIMTFDTVPGWGLRPDGNSAIGPTHGAVVIDKDGNIYTSAKAGVFVFSPEGKVIHSHLGPDYSQMHDMELRNENGTEYIYAARNENAEGMKFNARTGEVVLKLPFPDESGLTIEAFNPTAITVDDDGNIYLSDGYGSNHIFKYDKTGKYLSHFGEKGNGMKQFNTAHGMTLDTRYEPNRLLICDRNHQPKGRLVHYDLDGNFIEEVITGLGMPTSVSIQGDYVSVPDLAGRVVILDKNNSIMSVLGYNPNPALGRKFAIPQSQWIEGIFSGTHGSQWDAEGNLYVQDWNIAGRIMKLRRVNVAGL, encoded by the coding sequence ATGAATCATCAACTAACCTTTATCACCACCATCGCATTATTGTTTTTGACTGCACCGTACCGTCCGACCGCATCCGCGGATGAGTCGGTGGGAACACGCACCAAAGAGTCAACAGCCAAGGTATCGACAGCACCGGTCCGCATGGGTGCAGGCATCATGACTTTTGACACAGTGCCTGGATGGGGCCTGCGACCTGATGGCAACTCGGCCATTGGGCCGACTCACGGTGCGGTGGTAATTGACAAGGACGGCAACATCTACACGAGTGCGAAGGCGGGCGTATTTGTATTCTCACCTGAAGGAAAAGTGATCCACTCGCATCTCGGTCCAGACTATTCACAGATGCACGATATGGAATTACGAAACGAGAACGGTACCGAGTACATCTACGCTGCGCGAAACGAAAACGCAGAAGGAATGAAGTTCAATGCCCGGACTGGCGAAGTTGTTTTGAAACTTCCCTTTCCAGACGAATCCGGCCTGACCATCGAAGCGTTCAACCCGACCGCGATTACGGTGGACGACGACGGCAACATCTACTTGTCCGATGGCTATGGAAGCAACCACATCTTTAAGTACGACAAAACCGGCAAGTACCTTTCGCACTTCGGCGAAAAAGGAAACGGCATGAAGCAATTCAACACCGCTCATGGAATGACGCTCGATACGCGATACGAACCCAATCGTTTGCTCATCTGCGATCGCAATCACCAACCCAAAGGACGACTAGTTCACTACGACCTTGACGGTAACTTCATCGAGGAAGTGATCACGGGATTGGGCATGCCCACATCGGTATCCATTCAGGGTGATTATGTCAGCGTCCCTGACTTGGCCGGGCGCGTCGTCATCCTGGATAAGAACAACTCAATCATGTCCGTTTTGGGCTACAACCCGAACCCAGCCCTAGGCCGCAAATTCGCGATCCCCCAATCGCAATGGATCGAAGGGATTTTCAGCGGAACGCATGGGTCACAGTGGGATGCCGAAGGCAATCTCTACGTGCAAGACTGGAACATCGCGGGACGGATTATGAAGCTCCGCAGGGTAAACGTTGCCGGTTTGTAG